A stretch of Rhododendron vialii isolate Sample 1 chromosome 4a, ASM3025357v1 DNA encodes these proteins:
- the LOC131323036 gene encoding uncharacterized protein LOC131323036, whose amino-acid sequence MIQVTIQLLSTLVLIELLIEIALALSLVFETPLQKLAIATLDRLNQGSRRLVILTTVEGILLAILITVRDFLIRGDSVDPLGQFLVADKALRASLLGFLPCLSMMRDKLHQLVREHSSLNQMIISEKKQLAERKHQNAESLKALEKGIAPLKTMIKNLEFEYERKAKHANTAKAKEMALIKQTEEFELEYDRLLEYNEILRNQLQSIDESSLMGNPKRGWSSLKSNLLGEGLIQLPWGTQNSIKNSGELGPEIDVQTSNQSAQYLCSGCHHAGSLPRHRRPIYQQMSFTL is encoded by the exons ATGATTCAAGTTACTATTCAACTGCTGTCTACCCTTGTACTCATCGAGCTACTCATAGAGATAGCACTGGCTCTGAGCCTCGTTTTCGAAACCCCTCTTCAGAAGCTTGCGATTGCGACTCTGGATAGGCTGAATCAAGGGAGCCGCCGCCTTGTTATATTGACAACCGTCGAGGGGATTTTGCTCGCAATACTGATCACGGTCCGTGACTTTTTGATCCGTGGCGATTCGGTTGATCCGCTGGGCCAATTTCTCGTCGCGGATAAGGCGCTACGAGCGTCTCTTTTGG GATTCTTGCCATGCCTTTCAATGATGAGAGACAAACTTCACCAGCTTGTAAGGGAGCACAGTTCACTCAATCAGATGATCATATCCGAAAAGAAGCAGCTAGCAGAAAGGAAACATCAAAATGCCGAGAGTCTCAAAGCCTTGGAGAAAGGGATTGCTCCATTAAAGACGAtgataaaaaatttagaatttgAATATGAGAGAAAAGCAAAGCATGCCAATACTGCAAAAGCTAAGGAGATGGCCCTAATAAAGCAAACAGAAGAATTTGAACTGGAATATGACCGTTTGCTTGAGTATAATGAAATCCTCCGAAACCAGTTGCAGTCAATCGATGAGAGTTCGCTGATGGGAAATCCTAAAAGAGGATGGTCTAGCTTGAAGTCCAACTTATTGGGTGAAGGACTCATTCAGCTTCCGTGGGGAACGCAGAACTCCATTAAGAACAGTGGCGAATTGGGCCCGGAGATTGATGTGCAAACAAGTAATCAGAGTGCTCAGTACCTCTGTTCTGGTTGCCATCATGCAGGATCATTGCCTAGACACCGGAGGCCAATTTATCAGCAAATGAGCTTTACACTTTGA